From Oenanthe melanoleuca isolate GR-GAL-2019-014 chromosome 4, OMel1.0, whole genome shotgun sequence:
ATGATTTTTGACACACTGTCCTACCAGAACTGTAACATTTTGCTAGGATAATCATTTAACTACCACATCTCAAAGGCTAAAAAGTATCAGAAGCAGTGATGTTACCGAAGCAAGGAGTATAATAAAGGAGTGGACCCTTCCCTTCCATAGCTGTGTGAGAGTCTCTCATACATCAGTTTACCATCGTTTCATTCCATCCATCCAGGAGACTACACAGAAACAGAGAGGACTATGTGGAAAGAAGTGCTGAGTTTGCAGATGGTTTGCTCTCAAAAGCTTTGAAAGACATTCAGTCTGGAGCACTGGACATAAATAAAGCAGGCATACTTTATGGCATACCTCAAAAAACTTTACTTCTCCACTTAGAAGCCTTACCAGCAGGAAAGCCtgcaccttttaaaaataaaactcgAGATTTCAATGATAGTTATTCATTTAAAGACAGTAAAGAAACTTGTGCAGTCCTACAAAAAGTAGCCTTGTGGGCAAGAGCTCAAGCAGAGCGCACAGAAAGTAAACTCAGTCTACTTGAAACCTCAGAATTAAAATTCCCAACAGCTTCCAGTTACCTCCACCAGTTAACTCTACAGAGAATGGTCActcagtttaaagaaaaaagtgaaaatctACAATATGAAACTTCAAGTCCTACTGTACAATTAAAAATTCCTCAGCTAAGAATAAGTTCTGTGTCCAAACCACAGTCTGATACTGCTGGTCTTCTGGATGTTATGTACCACGTTTCTAAAACCTCCTCAGTCTTAGAAGGATCAGCTCttcaaaaattgaaaaatatccTCCCTAAACAGAACAAAATTGAATGTTCTGGACCTGTAACTCACTCAAGTGTTGACTCCTACTTTCTGCATGGGGACCTCTCTCCTTTGTGTCTTAATGCTAAGAATGGGACAGTAGATGGAAcctcagaaaatacagaagataGTTTGGATCGTAAAGATAATAAGCAACCAAGGAAAAAACGTGGCCGCTATCGGCAATATGACCATGAAATAATGGAAGAAGCAATTGCAATGGTAATGAGTGGGAAAATGAGTGTTTCCAAAGCACAAGGAATTTATGGGGTACCTCACAGCACTTTAGAATATAAAGTAAAAGAAAGATCTGGAACATTGAAGACTCCACCGAAGAAGAAACTCCGATTACCAGATACTGGCTTATTTAATATGACAGATTCAGGGACTGGCAGCTGCAAAAATAGTAGCAAGCCTATGTAGAATAATTGTTAGCAaattgttttgtgtgtgtgtatgtatgtcTGTATACACACACTATGTGAGAAATACATATGCTCACTCTGACAGAAGACATGAAATGATCCAGTTCAAAAACCACATACATGCCttttgaaaaatagttttattcaGGGTTTTCACTGTGGACAGAATTATAGAGTTGCTCACTTAATTCTGATAGTGTGTATTTAATATAATCCTTGTATAAATAGGTGAAAAGATTCAGGTTTTATTTAGTAGTCACTAGCATAAAGATGTTTTGGGAAAACAAGTATTTGTCATGTGaagcataatttttaattgGTGACGAACCACTTTACCCATTCAATTATCCATCTTAATATGGAAATACACAATCAAGGGTTAGCAGACTTTTATAGTTCACAGAATACTTGCAATAAATTGTAAGTAACTCAGATTATACACAGcaagggatttaaaaaaaaaaaaaaaaagatagttCCTCACAAGGAAGTGGATTTGTGAAGTATTAGTAGGATATAGTacattctgtgaaagaaaaaagttcgTTATTTAATTATCCAATACAAGTAAGAAAAACATGTCATTACAAAAATGTGTGTTTAGCAGgcataaactgcattttttatcattttaagaaaattttgttGTTGGTTTAGAAAGAAATTGGTGTTTACAAAGTGTACACTTATGAAATCTGAGAAATTACTGTAGTTATAGAattattaaatatgaaataagaTGGAATACTAAGagcataaaataatttaacataattttttttttagtttgacAGTTAAGGTAACTTGTAaggtttaaaaagaaagttgGAATGCAACTTAGAGCATGTTCATAATGTGCACAGAATGAGCttgagaatggtttgggtttgtttgtttttttgtttaaacgTGCTGGTTAGTTGATGTTATGActacttaaaatttatttaaggATTGTGTCACACTCCTATTGAAAAACCTCACTGTAACTGTAATGTATTTTGCTGCTGTgacatttcaaaacattttcagtttatCAAAATGAATACCAAGTTACATTATCATCTTGCTAATAACCAAATTTGCAGTTCAGGGTCTTGATAGAAATACAAATATGAAACAGTGAAGCTGTTTTGAACTTTCAGTAATATAAAATCTTTATAAATTTGGTAGTTAGAAGTTAGGCAGTTCATTATAAATACATAACTTTTAATAGAATTTAAGGGAGACCAATTACCTTCATATTGCAGTTTTTTACATGAATTTCAAAGTATTCACTTTGGACTTTTTATcccacttaatttttttttgtaatatcaAAAGTATATGTCTACATATGAATGGGGGCTTGCTTCATACATTCACTACTGAACATCAATGCCCTTTTCCTCTCAACATGTAATTTTTTCTATATGTATCTAATTTGGCATTAGATTCTCCAACTCTTATACACATGATGGACATGCAAACATTTTTTCTCCACTTAAATTTGCATGTGTATGGGTTAATTATAGAAATTAAATGGGACATTAGATACATATGGGCCACATCATGTAAGTTCATTTATAGATAAACTTGCCATTAAATTCAGTGGAGAGCATACTGCAATACTGGTGACAAAATCTAGCCCATCTCTATTAACACTACTAAAAAATGACAACTGCCACTTTAAAACAGAATAATCCTTTGAAACTGCACAACCAGTATCTCAGTTCTTTGGTCTCTCAGATCTATACTGAATCTTCTTCAGTCATTAAGGTTTACTTGCATATTCCAGAATGAATCTCTCAGGCACATGAtgattcttggggtgtcctgtgcagggtcaggagtcggactcagtgatcctggtgggtcccttccaactcagcttaatctgtgattctatgattttaagCAGAACTGTACCTGATAAGGAGTTGCAGAACAGCAGATGTCAGGGTCATCTTtagttttaaaagaattaaGCCATATTTTGTGAGGGCCAGAAGGATTAATTTGTGAATATATCCCCACTGAAAAAATGCAGCTAAAAAACCTTAAAAGTTTCAACATCTGTATTTATACAGTTTTACTTGCAAAAATCTGGGGCTTCAATACATTGCCTAATATTTGTACCATACTGATGTTTTCTACTCCTCAGACATTGTTAGAAATTTGAGTCAGAACTTTATATTGAAGGCAAGTGACAGCACtctttttatataatttaaaagatgACCTGACCAAAAATTTAACAGGATTCATAAAATCAGGGATCATTTTACTATTGACTTAACAGTACTCAGTAGTTTTGTATGtaatattataattaattttcaacattttagtacttgtatttattttttggtcagaaatagtaattaaaatattttttgataGTTTATAGATGATACTCAACCTGTAAGTGTTTAAAGAACAGAATTATTTGTTTCTAATTATTAGGCTAATGTTTAATTACACAACTaaggaaaggcagggaaatgtGTAAATTCTCCTCCCCCAACCCCTATGTATTTCATTATTGTCATTTAAATTATACATTTTGAACTATTTTATAAATTCAGTTACCAGTCACTACTTAGTAATTGACAATTTCTGAAAATTCCTGTTTCagcagaattttaaatgaaGGCGAAAGCAAGCCCTACATGCTTTCTACTTATTTGAATGTTTCTcaagtattttatattaaaaaacagTGCCTCTGTTTTTAGAACTACTGCTCAGTAAAGTTGTTTAAACCATTTCTGGTAGCTAATgacaattttatattaaattgtATATTAACTTTAGTGAGACTGATTTTTTTAGTTGTTTACAGTACAAAtacttgtatttgttttttaattgcagtATTTCCATTGTCGCAGTAATTTAGTAAAACTCTGTGGCTGCCTTGATTTTTGACAGATTTTTGTTAACAACTGATTTTTAGGCAATTAGTTATATTTATGCATAAATCAATTGCACTATAATTCATGAATTATTTATTACAATATTTTCTAATGAATTCATGTATTTGTCTTGTGTTGTAAATGTACTGtaattctgtttcttctttgtgtTGTTATATTCCTAAATCTGATTGTATGAATTTAATTGTTTAGTTAACGTGTTTCTACGTTGTAATTTGTAGTAAAGCACTTCAATGCTTTTGCACATAAATTTACAACACTGATGTGTGATTGATTTGCtcattcagtaaaaaaaaaaaaagaaagaaacaaaaacctgtACACTGACTTATTTGACTTATTCCTGAGGCACAAGTTGATTAGCAGTGGCATAAGACCAAGAACTGTACAAATTAAGATCATAATGACTAATTTGCTGTGAGAATTTGATCAGAAATAGTAGCTTTAAGGAAGGACAGTTTCTTTTCTCAGAATTTATTAATTACTAAtgagaagaaaatcagaaaattaattttctaacaCCTCCTTCAGTTAGCAGCTAAAAATTATAAATAGGATATAGCTTTTTTGAGGAACTTATTTACTTAATAAagtcagaaaacaaacatttctgtaaGCTAGATTTATATTTCTATAGTAGTTCCATGCTGTTTGTATGAGTATTTGAAACTATGTTCTGTTCCAGTTTTGTTCCTGTTCCCAGTCTGTAAAGATCTTGCTGGAGTGATCTGTCTTCTCTCTGGCTGAGATGACAAGGGAAGGAAGGACCTCTTTTGGGAGTCCTCTGATAGAGCTCTTCCCTGATAGTTTTTGTGGAGGAGGCAAAGTTTTACCTCTTTATATGTAAATTAATACACTGAGAGTCTGGTAATTAACCTTATCACATTGCTGCCTTTGTGCCATTTTTGGACTCTAGTCAATCCCCACTCCATGTTACTAACTGCCCCTATCTGTCAGAAGGGAAACATCATTCCTTGCTTAACCTTTGTCTTGAGCAAAACAAAAGGTACCAGGGCAGCAGTGCATATTGATCTTCTCACCTCTCCACACCCCAGTTTCCTGCCCACTCTCTCCAGCCATCTTTTTGTGTGTAGTTTGGAGGAAGTGTGCAGTTTGTCAAAGTGATAGGTCTTCCTTCTATGAAATTATTGCTTAAGTCTTTTATCCTGAGGATAGTCTAAACTACAGTGTGACAACATAAATGTAAAGAGATATAGGAAGGTATTACAGGAAACTGAAGTATAATTCCATACTTGTATTGAAAAGCTACTAAAAATTAGtatgtttaaatatattaacaTCTCTACAGGGAGAGACACTTCAAAGGGAATGTGTTGCTTTAATGCTTTGTTTGTGTAATAAGCTCTGCTCCCAAACGGTGGCTGAGTAAGGGCTCAGTGTGTTTTTACAAACTCAGAGGATCGTTTGGACTGTGGAACTGTTGCATAGAATAGATGAAAGTTGTCTGTTGTCTGTCAGCTTTAGAAACTAACTCACGTTAAGGGGAAGCAAGCTATAGGTGTCACACAAGGGTGGACCAGGAAAGAAATTGTTTTAGAAGAATGTCCATTATGTCTGTGATAATCAGAATATTGCTTGTACACCAAATACATCTCCACACAGCAAATTCAAAACAGTTTTGAGGTCTGTGGACGATTTGGTCACTCACTTTGAGAGGGTTGTAAGGCTCCAGAAGTTTCTTCCACCAATGAACAGACTTTAAATAGCAGTTATGGATGCAGGTCCTCTATATATAAAGCTCTCCAGTGAAACTATAGAAACACATTGTAAGTCTAGACAGATAGAAAGGTATCTGTTTAGAAATTCAGTCTAAAAAAGACTCTGCTATAGCTATCTTTTTaacaaattacaaaaaaaacaaattgaCTCTGGTTTACAAACAATATGGGAAATTAAAGCCTAATGGcatgttgacttttttttttttttttttttttttaaatctggcctttcaaaacattaattaaaattgtGGTGGGGAGGGCAATTACCTTTTTTCCTTAACTGTGTTATTAGAATAAGCTTTGTTTTTGCAAGTGTAGTGATTTTGATACCTTGTGACTCCTGAATTTGATGGAGTAACAGTCAGGCTTTTCTCAGTGTAGTGGCATTTCAAAAAGAGTCCAATCCTGACACTGACATTCCCTTGAATAATGCAGGTTTTACTCTAGATTGCAAGTGCAAagaggtttgcttttttttctttttaagacaTAATAGTTTCAGATTAAATATAATCACAACTTCAACTAATACCATCACAATTGTATTACGCCTTTATGAGTTAGTATTATCTAGACGCCTGATTTTGAATGTATACCATTTCATACTGAATATtacaggggaaggaaaaaaatcatgaacAATTTTGCACAGTTGGCTGGTTTTAAGCTCTAAACTTTTAAATCTCTCTAGGACAATAAAAATACAAGCTTGCATGTAATAACTTCCAGTAAGAAACTTGAAGCTAAAAGTTACTATTGATGCTTATAATTTTGGGTATGACTTAATGAGTTAATATGTCGCTATATTTAAATACAGCACATTAGGTTTTGATCCATAcagttgaaaaataaatcaaaatgaaaatttttgaagtatagaaatgcaaaaaaaaattacaggggataatattaagggaaaaaagttaGTGTCATGTTCAGAGTTTGGTGATATGTTTAAACTATACATACTTTTCTAAAACAGAATTCTTCCAACATTTTCTGCTCATACAATTGGTTTCAATGAAACATTCGAACTAGTTGTTAACTATCTGTTGATAGTTGCTATCCAGCATAAGGATTTTGTATTTAATTGAAGAAATACCTGTATTAATTTCTACCATGgaaaattttcagcttttcagtatAAATGATTGATTAGGTAAGTAGTGACAttagttttaataatttataagaaatttattaaatagttaaagtagtattttataaggctattttttaGCTAATACATTTGAGAACAACTGCTCAGCATCCTTAGATATAGACCTACCCTATTTAAAGGACAATTAAAGGATATTAACTTTATCTCGGAAATTACTTATTCCAGTGGTGAttatctctttttctgtttaaggaatctgtgtgtgtgcacacacgtGAGTGTTTAATACATTGCAATAAAGAGTTTGTGATGCAccactgcaatttttttaaaaactgaaagggaaaaatttacCTGCAAAGAGCACTAGgctattttttccattttctgttggCTTGTTAAgtgttctttaaaaataaatgtagaaatAAATATGTCTTTAGAAATATCTTTAAGTGTATCCTGAAGAGCACTCAATACAGTTGAGTATTTAAATATCTAAGAGCGGGATTCAGGAGAGATGGATCCATTCTTTCCTCTGCCACAACCTTGAACCTCAGTCATTTACCTTCTCTGTGCCCCAGTTAGTGAAATGGGAGTAACACCAAGTTTGCTGGGTTCTTGGTGaggttttcttttattaatagTTAAGATAGTTTGAAATACCAGAAAATTAACATTGTTGTAATTACAGTTAGGTTCAGTAAGTTGTATTTCAAATTACTCTCTTTGCCTTTAATttcatcattatttttcttaatggtAGTTTAGTGCTATTGCTGATAAAATGCACATACATTGCAAGCATGATTGAATACTGCAACTAGAACAGAACTGTTTTGTAAACATCAGGTTTTTAGGCTTGAGTTTAACCATTATAACAAACATTAGATGTGGTGTTTTactgtaatttatattttgttttgatttgttttcattttcagttcaAGCTCAACAGCTGATGCAAATTCAGAGGAAACAGCTaatttggaaaaaggaaaatcaacATTAAACAAAGTTTTGGAGTCTTTTTGTTCATATCACTGGCAACAGACTTTGGCTATGTTAAAATTCCTAATACAGGATGAAAATGTTCCTATAGCTTGCAGTTGCAAGCAAACACATTTGGTCCACTCTGAAACTCCCCTTACTGAAGAGGATGCTGATGTTCCATTTTGCAGTTGCAATGGACAAATGCTGACAAAAAGGTGCTGTTTACAAAATCAAAGGCCAAACACTTGTTTTCCACCTCTGTCTGTTTGTATTAAAGATTTCGATTCTTTGTCATGCCAAGCTGTAGCAATTGGATGTATTAAGACAATGGTGAACAAAGCATGTAGTTCTCCTAAGTATTGTGCTGAGCAATTGCAAAATTATAACAGGCATtctgtgaaagcagcagcatgTACATATTCAGCTAAGGACTGTGACCTCTTAAGCAGCATTAAAAGTTCAAACAGATCCCGCAGCCCATCACCACCTCCACTGTCACCTGTACACAGTAAAGAATTTGAATTGTCAGAAGGAATGGTTATGGATTTTCCAACTTTAGACAACAACAAGCTTGAAATATCCATCAACCAGCCTCCATCCCTCTTGCCTGCTGAAGGAAGCAAGGGAGAATTTGAGCATGAGGGTGAAAcatgcaaaggaaaagagattgaCTATTCAGATGGAGCACTGGTATCAGCAGACCAAGAAAGCAGTGATAGTTATACGAACTCTGAGAAAGGTGAACATTCTGCCATTTTTCAAGATTTAATGGACCGCATTAATGAGAAGTTGAAATCAATAGACACTACAGATCTAGCAACAAATCTTGTAAAACTTTCTAGCAGTGACAGGGCGCCAGAAAATGATGTCAAATTAGGAGACTTCATAACTTCTCTTTTGCATAATGCTAAGGCAAGTGATTACAGCTTTATGGAATTACTTCGCCAACATGATAAacaagtggaaaataaaattatccaaACAAGATTTCGCAAGCGTCAGGAAACTTTATTTGCAACATATAATTCTCCTGATTCACCAGTCATTCGTCGACAGTCTTTGCAAATCAAGAGGGAGCTTGCAAGCCTTGATGAAACtcttgtaagaaaaaaatcaatttgtgagagaaatacaaagaaagctACAAAAAAATTTGATAAAATACATCCAACTAAAAGACATAGTTTTACTGTGATAGAAGATGAGACTTTGCAACATCTTGAAAGTAATCCATGCATGAATtgccaaaccaaaccaatgGGCTTTCCAGTACACCAAACAGAGTCTTTCAAACTACCTCTTACTAATTTTCAGACGAGTTCCAGCTTTTTAGTTCTTTCAGAAAACAGTGCTATTGCAGCCAGCCAAGCAAAACTCCCAAATACGGAAGGAGATTGTGCAACCTTTAAAGAGACTGGTCAGATTCCTCTGAAGGATGAGAGCAATGAAATCTTGGGAAGAAGTAAACGTACCATTGTGCCTCCTGGATGGTACTCTGTGTATGTAACAAATAATATCATGTTTAGAAAGTCATCCAGTGCAAAAAAGTCTTTGAGAAgtttggaaaaaatgaaaataaataaaaaggttcATGCTGAAAGATGCAGTGACATAAATATAAGCAAAATTATGAGAGATGCAAATCTACAAGTTGTTGTGGAGCGTTTAGAAGATACAATAAACTTAGCCAGAAAGACTAGCAACTCATTCTTGGATAGTTACAAAATAAGCCAAAAATTAAATGATAATGCTTATGAACAGGTTATGAACCCAGCTACTAGAAGGGGCTTACCTTTCACTCTGAGTGAAACAGGATGCACAGGACAAAGCTTCCTTCCACATTCATATGTGCCAAGCAGCAGTAAAATCAAGGCAATTTGTGTTGCATCAAACACACAAGAAACTGTTATAGATCAAGAAATTAATGACAGCCTGTTGAAATCTCTGACCTTTAATTCAAGCAGTTCAACTTCCAGTAATGGGGACTTGCATGTAACATCTGAAGCTGGGGAGATCTCATCTCCCTTAAACTACTCTAGTCCTATTAAGCTTATGTTTGTCTCAGAAGTTAGTAGTCACGAAGGAGTCAAATATACTCTGACATCTGCAGCTGCATCTTCTAAGGGAAGCACAGATCTTTGTTTGTTTCAAGGGCACACAAATACTTTGTTAGATAAACGGGCCACAGGTGACCTTTCTCATGCAGTCTGTGTCAAGAGTTGTGATTGCACTGAAAATGATGCTAAGGAGGGGTCAAGCTGCATTTACGCGGAAGCAGCTACAGGCTCTTGTCCGGTTGGTCAAATTAATATAAatgactcaaaaaaaaaagatgaagttGTGGAGAAATCAAGTAGTAGCAGTGAATtagttttcaaaagaaaacctGGTAGACCAAAGAAAATAGGTCCTCAAGTAGTCAAGCAGGTTAAAAGACCTATTGGACGGCCTCCTAAACCAAAAGTAGACGTGAGTGGAAGCACAAAACCTAGACCTGAACTTAGCTGTGGTGCTAAAAGCACCAAGTCTGATGCAGCAGCAATAGAAGAAGTTaacattaacaaaaatattactGTGACAGTTGTTTTTGGAAGGTCAAGAAGAACTAAGAGACATGTTTCTGAAGGTAATCTAAATCTAATCAGCATTCTGCCCACACAACATGTTGATGTTAATTTTGCCAATGATCCTAGCAAAGCAAGGCATAATGCAGAAACTGGAAATGCTTTGACTGAAATGGTAAAAGCCTTCCAGAATCCTTCTGCTGAAGGGGAGGTCTCTGGTTATGACTATGTCAGGCCTATCAAGAGTAATCTGGCATCACCACATCCTTGCAGCAATGTTATACGGCAGATGAAGAAACCATTAACCACCGTTCGAAAACCTGGCAGGCcagcaaaagtaaaaatttctGGCATATCAGTGACTGTCAGTAGACTTTCAcctcaggaaagaaaagtgagCATCAGTAACAGTTTGCCTCCTTTACAACCACAGAATGTGTTAGAAAAAAACAtaccacaggaaagaaaaaatcaacTGTGCAATAATATGGATCAAGTAAAGAACATGCAGAAAGATTCTAGAGAGGATGGATCACTCAGTGTTACTACAACAGTGTCAAGGAAACGTGAAATTCCATCGAGACACTCTGCTAGAGACAGAAAACCTTCACTGCATTTTTTGCATTCCTTAGCATCTTCTAGTGCATTTACTTGTAGAAGTGCCTTACTACATAAATCTTACAAACTCCATTTGAAAAAAGCTAAAGAGCGAAAGGAAAAACTTACGCAATCAAATCAGAGCACAGCATCCAAAGATACCTCAGAACTGAGAAATTCAGGAAATGCTAAAAAGGATCTTAAGGATGGTGAATTGGGGCCCATTAATGAAGTATCATCAGATCCCATTTTTTCATCAAATCCCTCTCTCAGGTGGTGGCCTACTTCCACTTCAAGTGACACCTTGTTGGAAGAACTGAACAATAGATTTGAACAGATGACTAATACCTGGTTGAGAGTGGGGGGAAGTGACTTTGACAAACGTGTATGTCAAAAAAGGGATCTCATTGAACAAGACTGTAATACTGAAATGTCAGACTCTTTAGACTCCTGCCTTGTAGAACTTGAAACATCACctgtaaaaatgcttttccagaaaaagtGTAGTATGAATGAACTCTGCACCTGGTTTATGCAAACTACAGAAACACAGTCTCTCTCTCTTGTGAGAAAGGCAAATGCTCGCAATCCCTTAGAAGTAGCTAGTACTAGAGAGATAAAGATGGAAACTAAACAATCTGATCCTAGTACTTGCCCTTTCAGAAAGCACTTTAAAAAGTTTGCACTATCCTCCCCTTCAAAACCAGCAGGGAAATTGCAAATATTACATAACATGGTGAGGTCTCCAGTCTTAAGCATGAAAAGTAATTTCACTTTAGccagattaaaaagaaatgaattTAAGAAGTTGCAGCGTGATAGGTGGGGGCAAACAAAAAAGCTCTATAATCAGGCTCCTGGAGGCTGgaaatcaaaaaagaaaaatctgcagttATTTTGCCAAAGCCAATTGTTTAAAAGTACAAGTGGGGAAGCCAATGATGAAACACCCAAGCTCcaggagaaaaatacagtaGAAATCCAGCCCACTCAGACTTTGGTAGATTCTCAAAAGAGCCCATTGCCAAATGAAAATGAAGCGAGAGATGCATTTGTTCAACAGATGATGGGATCTTCTGACTTTAACCCACATCCTGGTTTAGCAAATATACTTAAGTCACATTCAGAGGCAAATGGAACAATTCGTTGCCAGCAAAATGTTAGAAAAGAACAAAGCCAAGATAAACTGTTTCAAAATACTTGGAAAGCCAAAACCTTTAAAGACTGTAGgatatttctgagaaaaatcaaCCATCTTGAGCAGCACAATTCATTTAAGTTAAATAGTGTGATTTATTCTCCTGAAGCTGTTGACAGTAAAAGCACTCAGGCatatatggaagaaaaaagacatcCTCTTTTAAGGTCCCATTCTACtaaacaaaatacattaaagaaacaagaaaacGAAGTGGAAACATCTAAAGGTTCTAATTCTTCTAAAGTGACTGAAAAGCTGGATGGCCagtttcacagcagaaaattaaGTAGTAGTGTAAACCAGGACGATAATCCTGCTGGTAGTTCTGAAGGTCTTActagaataaataaaagaaaaagtccACAATGGGAGACCACTGATACAAATTTAAGAAAAAGGCATAAGAGACAATCATGCAGTAGTGGACAAATGGCACCTTATTACCCAAAGTACCAAGTAGGTAAGTTCCTGTTCCCCACTTCATCTTAAAATTGAAACCCTAAAGAATTGGAGAAGTCAAACAACtaagcacctttttttttaattgcatgttactcattttaatttcagaaaagtCATGAAATTAAACATTGCATAACATCAGAATAATTCAGAAAGTGCAATTCTAAAATATGTATAATGTTTTGCACCATTCTTTCAGCTCTGATAAGCTAACCAATATAGTTCAGACAGACAAGAAGTCAAGTTCTGACATTCTGAAGTCAGTCACATCTGACTTTTGAATTCAAAAGGAACATAATTTCATTCCATTGTGTAGTTTCTCATAGTGTGAGGACGGGTAAGCTATAAAATGAAGCATAAATTCAGTGCATTAACATATAGCTGGTTTTAAAAAACTGTCACTGAACGATTTCTGTTACAAATCTGTagtaattttgttattttatgttAAAAGATAGTATTTTGTACTTCTGAACATTTTTCAGTCAGAGACTCATTTTGGTAGCCTTTCCA
This genomic window contains:
- the LCORL gene encoding ligand-dependent nuclear receptor corepressor-like protein isoform X1: MEKGTEGMAAAAPAPPAAASQCRSPRCTAERRGVRRELDSWRHRLMHCVGFESILEGLYGPRLRRDLSLFEDCEPEELTDWSMDEKCSFCNLHKETASDRASVFGSSQSTPTEELSSQGQSNTDKIECQAENYLNALFRKKDLPQNCDPNIPLVAQELMKKMIRQFAIEYISKSSKIQENRNGSSFEPSLMCKSIQMNQTENSLQEEQDSPLDLTVNRTQEQNTQQGDGVLDLSTKKSARLEEPKYDPLCSENSVSGSSSTADANSEETANLEKGKSTLNKVLESFCSYHWQQTLAMLKFLIQDENVPIACSCKQTHLVHSETPLTEEDADVPFCSCNGQMLTKRCCLQNQRPNTCFPPLSVCIKDFDSLSCQAVAIGCIKTMVNKACSSPKYCAEQLQNYNRHSVKAAACTYSAKDCDLLSSIKSSNRSRSPSPPPLSPVHSKEFELSEGMVMDFPTLDNNKLEISINQPPSLLPAEGSKGEFEHEGETCKGKEIDYSDGALVSADQESSDSYTNSEKGEHSAIFQDLMDRINEKLKSIDTTDLATNLVKLSSSDRAPENDVKLGDFITSLLHNAKASDYSFMELLRQHDKQVENKIIQTRFRKRQETLFATYNSPDSPVIRRQSLQIKRELASLDETLVRKKSICERNTKKATKKFDKIHPTKRHSFTVIEDETLQHLESNPCMNCQTKPMGFPVHQTESFKLPLTNFQTSSSFLVLSENSAIAASQAKLPNTEGDCATFKETGQIPLKDESNEILGRSKRTIVPPGWYSVYVTNNIMFRKSSSAKKSLRSLEKMKINKKVHAERCSDINISKIMRDANLQVVVERLEDTINLARKTSNSFLDSYKISQKLNDNAYEQVMNPATRRGLPFTLSETGCTGQSFLPHSYVPSSSKIKAICVASNTQETVIDQEINDSLLKSLTFNSSSSTSSNGDLHVTSEAGEISSPLNYSSPIKLMFVSEVSSHEGVKYTLTSAAASSKGSTDLCLFQGHTNTLLDKRATGDLSHAVCVKSCDCTENDAKEGSSCIYAEAATGSCPVGQININDSKKKDEVVEKSSSSSELVFKRKPGRPKKIGPQVVKQVKRPIGRPPKPKVDVSGSTKPRPELSCGAKSTKSDAAAIEEVNINKNITVTVVFGRSRRTKRHVSEGNLNLISILPTQHVDVNFANDPSKARHNAETGNALTEMVKAFQNPSAEGEVSGYDYVRPIKSNLASPHPCSNVIRQMKKPLTTVRKPGRPAKVKISGISVTVSRLSPQERKVSISNSLPPLQPQNVLEKNIPQERKNQLCNNMDQVKNMQKDSREDGSLSVTTTVSRKREIPSRHSARDRKPSLHFLHSLASSSAFTCRSALLHKSYKLHLKKAKERKEKLTQSNQSTASKDTSELRNSGNAKKDLKDGELGPINEVSSDPIFSSNPSLRWWPTSTSSDTLLEELNNRFEQMTNTWLRVGGSDFDKRVCQKRDLIEQDCNTEMSDSLDSCLVELETSPVKMLFQKKCSMNELCTWFMQTTETQSLSLVRKANARNPLEVASTREIKMETKQSDPSTCPFRKHFKKFALSSPSKPAGKLQILHNMVRSPVLSMKSNFTLARLKRNEFKKLQRDRWGQTKKLYNQAPGGWKSKKKNLQLFCQSQLFKSTSGEANDETPKLQEKNTVEIQPTQTLVDSQKSPLPNENEARDAFVQQMMGSSDFNPHPGLANILKSHSEANGTIRCQQNVRKEQSQDKLFQNTWKAKTFKDCRIFLRKINHLEQHNSFKLNSVIYSPEAVDSKSTQAYMEEKRHPLLRSHSTKQNTLKKQENEVETSKGSNSSKVTEKLDGQFHSRKLSSSVNQDDNPAGSSEGLTRINKRKSPQWETTDTNLRKRHKRQSCSSGQMAPYYPKYQVGCILSSLVNYSIKFYDFFMPTSVTTYINILLPCS